The Spirosoma sp. SC4-14 DNA window TTGTAACAGCGACTCCCGATAATAGCCTGCATGAATCAGATACACAGCAGACCGGTAGTACAAATCAGCCTCTTTCGGCATATCGTCGATTCCAGCCTGAATAATTTCGTTGGCCTTCAAAAAATCGCCCTGATCAAATGGAACCAGCGACCAGGTCAGGTATACGTCCGGGTTTTCAGAATCAACTTCTGCAGCTTTCTCAAACGCTTCAATGCTTGAAAGCACATTGCCAATTTTATATTCTGTTTCGGCCAGTGCCAGATAATACTCACCGTTCTGATCATTCAGTTTCACCGCTTTCTGCAAAAATGGAAGGGCTTCGTACCATTTGCCCGATTCACTTAGGCAAACACCGATGCCAAACCAGGCCTCATCCCACATAGTATCGAGCTTGATGGCCTCGCGGTATTCCTTCACAGCATCGGTAAGCCGATCCTGTTTTTCCAGGCTGGCGCCCAGATGGCAATATGTATCGGCGGTTGCTTCTTCGTATTTTAGTGTTTCCCGATAGCAGATTTCAGCTTTCTCAAACAGTCCCAGATTCATATAGGTATTACCCAGATTGAAATGGGCCGACGAAAAATCTTCCTTAATAATTACGGCGTAATCATACGCTTCGGCGGCTTCGGCATAGCGTCCCAGTTTACTATAGGCAATACCAATATTGTACCAGGCATTATACGAATAGGGGTCTTTATCGATCAGTTGCTGATAGTAGGTCAGGCTGTTTTCCAGCTCACCCGTAACGTCCAGACAAAACGCCAGTTCATAGAGCGCGTTCTCGTTGTTGATATTGAGCGCTATAGACTTTTTATACTGGGTAATGGCTTCGTCATACTTGCCCCAGTTCTGATAACTCTGTCCAAGCTGAAACAGAATATCGTCTTTGTCTTCGGCGCGGTCGAGCAGTTCTTCCAGCACCTGAATTGATTCTT harbors:
- a CDS encoding tetratricopeptide repeat protein, whose amino-acid sequence is MEQEFEEREGDIKENIRRFEQMLDQKQSQFFDLDVYEQMVEHYLNHGDLDKAFKAAEAGLENFPYALELMLDKAQILANFQRFDESLDLLERASLFNPGDLDVPFMQGSVLNMAGRYEESIQVLEELLDRAEDKDDILFQLGQSYQNWGKYDEAITQYKKSIALNINNENALYELAFCLDVTGELENSLTYYQQLIDKDPYSYNAWYNIGIAYSKLGRYAEAAEAYDYAVIIKEDFSSAHFNLGNTYMNLGLFEKAEICYRETLKYEEATADTYCHLGASLEKQDRLTDAVKEYREAIKLDTMWDEAWFGIGVCLSESGKWYEALPFLQKAVKLNDQNGEYYLALAETEYKIGNVLSSIEAFEKAAEVDSENPDVYLTWSLVPFDQGDFLKANEIIQAGIDDMPKEADLYYRSAVYLIHAGYYRESLLQLEAALSLDYDAHVQLFEFFPELEKQKALYKIIQQYKK